ATGGCTCGATAGGCTCCTTGCAGCTGAAAATACAAAACAAGCAAATTGCAATAAGTAGCGAACCGGACAGTATCTTTAAAAAGAATACCTAACTACAGCAGATTAGTTCAATCTCTCCTCTCAAACTAATATTCTCTTCCATTTGTTATTTACAAGTAGATCCCTCCACTTATTGATCCCTTTTTCATAACTAACAGGATCCAAAAACCTACCATCCACCCGCGAAGTTGCCTTGTCCTCAAGGCAGAAAGGATAAACTAATAAAAACAGCAGTCCTCATCTTCCTTTGTTGCTTCCATGGCATGCTTGGACCTTTACATGATGGCCCATTTGGTAATAGGTTTATTTGTCGACTGCTAGCCCTCTCAAATACTTGTTTCTTTAGTCAAAGGATAGGGAGTTTTTAGCAACTGGGATTTACCTGCCTTACTAAGTATTTAAAACTTGTAGCATGGTAGGAGTATCGTATTAATCTGATCACCCATGCAAATCGCTTGAAAGTAACACATCGTGACTGAAGCTTATGGTTCTATTCGTCCAGTCTGTCCTGGTTTCCCCCAAAGTCTCCAACTACTCCTCATTCCGACAATAAGGTTGAAGTCACCCCATTCTAGAACACAAGCATCCACAAACAGATTTGTTCGGCAACTTGGATCACCAAATGATTACATTTCCCTCGAGAAAGACATTGTCATTCCCTAGCTAACTTCAAACTCCTAGATTTTAGTGATGGGTAATCCTTAAGAGGCCACTAGTTATGCCTAGGTGCAGCTCTCAACTATCAGCTTAACTACAAACGAGCTCCTAGATTTTAGTGATGTGTAATCCTTAAGAGGCCACTAGTTATGCCTAGGTGCAGCTCTCAACTATCAGCTTAACTACAAACGAGGTGTGGGATTAGGTATCCTCATAGGCATCCCTCTACCTGTATCGTCCTACCAAGACCACTTGATCCATTAGAGAAGTCTCAATGCATCCCTCTACCTCTATTGTCCTAGCAAGACCTCTTGATTCATTGGAGAAGTCTCAACAATAACTGAGAGCATCTAAAGCATTAACTCGCTGTGATGCTATCTAGGTTCGCATGCAATAAATTCTCCTTCTCGTTACCTCTCAATGAAAGCACCAACAAATAGGAAAAACTTCTAGCTAACAGAGACTTTTTATTATTGATAAGTAGAAGAAAATACAGAAGTACAAGCAAAGGTAGGCTCCTGCAGCCAGCCAACCAGATCCATGAATCTATAATGCGCTTGATAATTTCATATATTTCTAGCACAGACCCAGAGAAGCCAGATAGTTTCAAACATATTACGCCATACCTCGCCTCATTTAGCACTGCCAACACCCGCTTCTGAAGTGCTAAAACTTCTCCTGCTGCTTTTTTACCAGCTTCCACACCTAATTATCAGATTAAAAAGTAGTTACATAACCGCAATGGAATTAAAAAATTAGGCAGTTGTTGTGTAATTCAATCTTCGGAACCAACATAAAAATCTAACAATCCAAGATAAGTTAAATAAGATccagagaataaaaaaggattAAAGAGAAAATATGTTTACCAGGTTGATGATAAGCGTTTATGTTGACAAGTGAGGCATATATCCCAACTGCTCGTTCATACAGTGCAACAAGGGCACCAACTGATCTAGGTGTCACTTCTTGCACGGTAACTGTGATGGATTCACGGTCATTAGAATACAAAGCTGACCTCGTTCCCTGTGGAAACTTCAATATTTAGGACTATACAAGCATAACACTAACCACggaaatattttaaatttctatAGAATAATCAAATTTGATGAGAAAACATGTTTGATAAATATGTCAGACCTGTAGCATACCAAACAGGTAGTCACCACAGGTAACACCCGGCTCAAGCTCCCAATCATGACCAGGTGGTCTATCACGTAGCACCTCAATGAATGTGGCAAAGAAATTGTGTACACCTTCCCTCAGTTGCTGAATATAGCTGTTCTTGGATTAAAAGTTTAACAAATTTGTTAAAACCAAAAATTATATCAGCTAAACTTAAAAATGGAATAACAACTCACGCATGTTGATCTGTGCTTCCTTTATTTCCATAGACACTAATTCCTTGATTAAcctgtgaaataaaaaaattcagattTGGATATAACATTCATGACAGTTTGAAATGTTTAAAAGTTAAAAAGTATTAGTAGCTGTGAGATAGCATGTagcatcatgaatgaaatatcCACCATCGTATGATGCAGATACAAACTAGACCCATTATCAACATGTTAATTAGAAGCTAATGATATCCTACGTATGATGCAGGAAGGTGAACTTAAAAAGAGTCCATATTAAGACAAGAACAACCAGTGAGAAAACTGTAGGCTATAAAGCTCCATTCAGCTCTACCTTAATACAACGCAGCTGTAAGCtggataaaaaattaaaagaaaatctagCAAGTTATCCAAAATGCAGGACAAAGTATACAAATAATGAGGGTAAGATATGCTAAATGTGCCACACATACCCGATTACCATCCAAGTCAAATTCCTTGCCCAGAGATTCCATGACTAGTTGCTGCAAGTATCTACTAAATAATAACAGGCTGTCCTTATATGGGAGGATAACCATATCCTTAGGAatagaaaaaaggaaaagaacaCAATTAGCAATAGTAACAAAACAGAGGACAGTGACATAAAACAGGAGACAGTGACATGAAATAGAAGCAGTTACTTATCCATAAACTATATAATTCGTACCTTGGATCCTACACCATCTGTTGCCCAATACCAACATAAAGCCAGCAAAGCTGCAGGATTATTCTTAATCTGCATAAAAATGTATATTAACAAAAAATCCTTAGGGCATTTAACTGTGTGATCAAGAAGATTCAAATTTAAGCAGACAAACTTGTAAAGAGTCAAAAGCTGAAAACAGAATTGTAACACAACTGATTATAATTTGTATCTTGATTCATTATCACTGTTGGGGATATTAACTTTGGTGAGTTGATATTTTCTTTCTAATTTATACAATTAGACAATTCTAGTTTTTTTCTTTCGGATTTATGGTCAATCCAACTAATAAGATTCCAGCATGAAACCTTCTTGATTGTGATGTTTCAAAACCTAGGTCTGATGTGTAagtttattttcttgtttttgctATCTATCTTAGTTTCTATAATTTATTGCATTTATTTGGCAGACacgtcaataattttttttttaataaagacaCATTAGTTATTCATCCCATGAAATTCCAGACACCAGTAACAGAGGTAATGTGCACCACCAAATAGCCACAAATTGAACCCAAAATCTAAATTAATATTCACAAATTCCTATGAATAACCTATCCACCATAAACCACTGACCATTAACCAACCACTCGCCTCCTTACTTTGACCAATAAAACCCTATCAAATCCTGAGCACCTACATTGCTTGCAAATTCTTATCAGTAACCCACCCACCACAAACCTTAAACTAATCATTCTTATCCTAACTTCAACCAATAAAACACTATTGAATTCTCAGCAGCTGTCTTGTAATAGGATCCATGAAGAAATTGGCCCAACTTGAGAGATGGGCTGAGTTGGCAAGTTGGTTAGAGAGAGTGGGGGGAAATTACATGTCAGGGGGAAGTTGGGGAAGTTACATGTGATAGGGAGTATATGAGATGTGTGAGGGGAAAATAGTGGGGCCTTCAGTATCATATTGTACTAGAACCTTAGGGTTGGGCAAAGGGAGAATTTCTTCTTCCTTTGAGGAGCTTTGCTCTGGGATTACAGAGGTTATCTTCtgtaatattttctttcttttttcagtCAATAATATAGTCCCATTTTCTCTCTTAATTTCGTGTTCCTAACATCTTGTTTGTATCAAATGAAGCTAAATCAGTAGAAAATATATTGAAGAAGTTAACTTTACAGTCAAGGCAGGGGAAAAATGGAAACTACTAAGACTAGCGAAAAATGACATAAGAATCTTATGATTTGGTATATACTATGTATATGCTACAGTCATTTATTTAGCACATGGAGCATCATCATCACTTAAACATGGATACTGGAAAATTTTAAGGAAAAAATGTTCCTTTTAGAACTCTTTACATCCTTGCATTTTTCATACATACAAAGACTAAAACATTGGCAGGAAAAAGATGCATACCACAGTATTCCTATTTGCCTCATCCATAAGTGATGCACCAAGAAGCATTTCTCTAATATCAATGGTCTGAATCAAGAAATATTACAATTCATCACAAAAAACCACAGTAGAAAACAAATTAAGTTACATTAAAGACCAATCACCTGCAGAGCTGCTGGAAGCAGGCCAACTGCAGACATCTCTGATGTTCTACCTCCCACCCAGTCAAACATTGGAAATCTAGCTAACCATCCCTCAATTCTGGCAGTATTATCCAACAAAGAATTTTCTTGCGTTATAGCAACACCCTGCATTATACCACGAATTAACAGATTATCATGAGTAGATAAACTGACCAGTGATCACAGATGTGCTAGTGATATAGGGCTCGTATCATTGAGAAATTCATGACAGTGGATAAAAAAAATTACTAGTAAGTAATAATTGAAAAGTAATGATAAATGAATACTCAAAATCAAGttcatattatattaatatgGAAGTTAGTTGTTCACAATTCAAAGATTTAACCATACTCATCGCCTAAATAGTGAAAAACAACTCAAGATGTACAATTGTTTATAGACAAAGaaagataatatttgaaaatagGAGTTGTAGCGGTGGTCCAACAAATGCCTTAAAAGTTAAATATATTATCAATCAATAAAAGTTATTAAGAAATTCTCAAGAAAATTAAAACCTGAGATTAAACCTGTTTTGGGAAATCTAATCCCGCTTCACGAAAGGCCTTCTGTACTTCTAACAAGCCATTTCTAGTCTCAGGGGTACCTCCACTCTGAAGATAAATCAAAACATTCAGTTCAATAACATGTCCAACTAACATCATACCTTAAATTGTCCATTAAGATTAGTAACACATGGATTAAGAAATACAACTTATGTTCTTGTTTTTCTTAAAGCCATATTTAAACATTCTATTATACTCTTTCATTATGGATTTTTCAATGGTGAAATAAATAATTACTTGAGAATTATTATGTGAGGAAAAGGGTATAATAGAGAATATTGTAGTTAATGTTATATTAACTAggatcaatttttttttcttttcaaatggaTAGACAAAAAGGAATGGtaaaagtaatttaaataaagagtaTAATCTCAATGCAGCAGACCTTTGAAATCACAATTACAAGTGTTGAAGCTAGCTCAGGACCGAGTTGTGCAATCTGATGATCAATGCCAGCAGGATCTGTGTTGTCAATAAATCGTATCTGAAAAAAAAGTCCAGAGCATTATGTGAGGCCACAGTTAAAACTCACTTCATACTAAATATTCAATAAGACAGGTTGCCCTTGCTCATATACTTTGTAAATAACCAAAAATACAAGCAAAAGAAAGCTTGTTAGCTGGGATATAGAAAGTTTGGACCCTACCTTTCTTCAGTCCAAAGCCCAAATTAGAAAACGAAAAAAattagaatatgaaaataaatctGATTTATTGTTATTTTGAGAAACTATTTTGAGTAGCTTCTAAGAAAAGATGGAAGAATACGACTacctaaattattaaaaaattgaaaagtgttTTAAGTGACTGTAACTACAAAAGATCTAATAGATAGATAAACCATGTTTAAACACAACTCAAACATTGTCTTTTTCAAAACATAAACAAACATGTCCTCATTAAACAGCCGTAATTCCAAACAAAACAATTGAAGGGAAACTAAACTCCATTACAGACAAACAATGAGAACGGACAGCTCTAGGATTAGACGTATCACACTGTCTGACACATGTTGGAAAATTCAAACAAgagtctcttttttttttctttgttttgacaCTCCTTGAATTGGTGTTTGACACCCATATGACATTCATATGACGCTTATCAGACAACTCAGACATATGTCccaaaaaataatgtttatttctTTGCTTAGACACGCCTCATACATTCTTTGGATACATACAGGGGTTAAAAATGTGTCAAGGCAATAATGACTCGGGAGTTAAAGACATTAAATTTGATTACAACATTTTTAAGTTTTTCTCGATAGATAAAGGTCAAATACTGTCATATCTTGGTTTACATTTTTTTCACGCaataaaattgtttaatttagaccttttataaatgatattaataatttatttgattatgaCGTGTTTTTTGCATTAGCTGTGTAGGAGTATATGCTTCATGCACTCTCTTCTATATTTAGAAGAATACTCACCAACCTCATTTGATGGAGAAATTTCAAAACACCCCCTCTCCCCCTTAATTTGTAATAATAGAGAGAAAGCATTTGTAATAAAGGGAAAGTCAATGTCTCAGTATGATTGCCAGTGACTTTGGGAAACTCACCTCGAAATATACTAGTATGTAATTTAAACATTCTCACAAAAACAACACAGTTGAATAACATTGCCTTACCTTGAGTGGAGGATTATCCGGAGCAAGTGCCTCTGCAACAAACTGTGGTCCGAGTGCAGAACCTCCAATCCCAACAGAAAGTATCTGAGTAAACCTCCCCTCCGGCGAAGAAGGCGGCTTAATCTACCCAAACCAAACCACAACCGAATCAACAAACACGCAAACAAAACAAATCCAATTCATaaaaccaaaaaaacaaaaagtgaaACTTAACTTCTTATTAGAGACTATAATTTGACATTTAGTGAGTCACATCACATCATAGTTAAGTAACAATTTCGCTAATTGACTCAACAAAAACAGTAAACGACAAGATACGTTGACTAACCTTACCAGAGACGACATCATCCGCAAATCCACAAATAGCATCAAGCGTCTTATCAATCTGCGACTTCAGAAACGAATTCGGCGCACGATTCGAATCCCTAAGCCAATAATGCCCAACCATACGCCCTTCATCCGGATTCGCAATCGCTCCCTTCTCAAGCTTCTCCATAGCTATAAGCGCGTCCTGCAACCGCGGCTCCATTTCCTCAACAAACTCATCGGTGAACCCGACGCGGCTCACATCGAGATACAGTCCGATTTCCTTGTGTTGGTAAAGCCAGTCAACATAGCGCCGCCATAGCGCGCGGGGATCCTTCTCGAGACGGTGTGTTGTCGATTGAACGGCGGAGAGATTAGTCGGAACCTCGCGCGCGACGGAGCGGGTTTGGGTGAGTTTAGGTCGGATTTGGTAAAACGGAAGATCCGAACGACGTCGTGTTGAAGTTAGGAATGCGTTTTGGTTGTTTTGAAAGTTGAGTGTAGTGGAAGAAGAGTAAATGCTTGAaatcgaagccatgagattggaaaattgaaaggaatgaaaATGAGTTTAGGATTTGaccatttaaatagttttataaatgaAATGAAGTGATGAAGTGTGTTTTTGAGTTGAGTTTCTGAATGTGTTTTTTTGGGTGATTGGTGGAGGAGGGTTGGTGTTGTGTGACTTAGTTTTATTGTTGGTTTGGGGGCGATGATATTAAAGAAGAGTGCATTGGGTTTTGATTGGTTGCTTGAATTGAAAAACAATGTGTATATTGTCTTTTTATCAAAATGGGTTGAATGCTCCACTTTGCCCTCGAATATTCTTCCTTTTTTAACTAGTACTAGTTTGAATACCAGGCACGGATACAAATTTTtagagtaaaaaaaatattttattattacttaggATTTTCAAACCAAAACCAACCCATCCAAcggaaaaaaaaaaattaaaataaccatgtttaataaaaaatatacaagaaaaaccatgttttcgggttatttaccaaactgtctaggtttgggaccgaATGTAAgtgaatgcgccaaatggtttggcgcataggTGTATATTTTAGGTGAatacgccaaaccatttggctaaccctaaaaatgtgggtgtatgcgccaaatggaatggcgcattaggctAGGCATTTTGCCCTAATAGCCATACGATTTGGCGCCTAAGTGTgctcccctttttttttttttttttaatttttttttaagtaatgttactatatttttttcttttaaatttttttttaaattatttaagttttttttttcttttttttccaaattttattttgtaaagtTTTGTTAAATACATAGGTTTTAACCTTGttctaaaactaattttttagggtttatagttttaaaattgcattttttatagTTATGTTAAACATACCTATATATATATCGATGATTAAATACTGTATTATTTGTAAAAATGTAGTGCACAAAATGTAAAATGAAATTTGATAATCGAAAACAAAACATTGGTTATAATAGATTAAAGAAAGGAAACATCGATTATGACTGATTAAATAAACGATACATTGACACAATTGATTGAAGAAAACACAACTAAATCCTCAATggcgtccatcaccaagatagccatc
The window above is part of the Vicia villosa cultivar HV-30 ecotype Madison, WI unplaced genomic scaffold, Vvil1.0 ctg.001062F_1_1, whole genome shotgun sequence genome. Proteins encoded here:
- the LOC131633015 gene encoding glucose-6-phosphate isomerase 1, chloroplastic-like, encoding MASISSIYSSSTTLNFQNNQNAFLTSTRRRSDLPFYQIRPKLTQTRSVAREVPTNLSAVQSTTHRLEKDPRALWRRYVDWLYQHKEIGLYLDVSRVGFTDEFVEEMEPRLQDALIAMEKLEKGAIANPDEGRMVGHYWLRDSNRAPNSFLKSQIDKTLDAICGFADDVVSGKIKPPSSPEGRFTQILSVGIGGSALGPQFVAEALAPDNPPLKIRFIDNTDPAGIDHQIAQLGPELASTLVIVISKSGGTPETRNGLLEVQKAFREAGLDFPKQGVAITQENSLLDNTARIEGWLARFPMFDWVGGRTSEMSAVGLLPAALQTIDIREMLLGASLMDEANRNTVIKNNPAALLALCWYWATDGVGSKDMVILPYKDSLLLFSRYLQQLVMESLGKEFDLDGNRVNQGISVYGNKGSTDQHAYIQQLREGVHNFFATFIEVLRDRPPGHDWELEPGVTCGDYLFGMLQGTRSALYSNDRESITVTVQEVTPRSVGALVALYERAVGIYASLVNINAYHQPGVEAGKKAAGEVLALQKRVLAVLNEASCKEPIEPLTIEEVAERCHAPEDIEVIYKIIAHMAANERALIAEGNCGSPRSVKVFLGECNVDDLFA